A single genomic interval of Cellvibrio sp. PSBB023 harbors:
- a CDS encoding HlyD family type I secretion periplasmic adaptor subunit, with translation MPQPTNATPISRDKLWFEKLGRVLDKLGVPASSYIDKLYARWLDPLHEQPKDWVTDSDWARLQQEPIKARALLRVIALILFLLLVWAAFAPLDEVARGEGKVIPSSQLQVIQSFDGGVVQEVLVREGQIVNKGDLLLRIDPTRFISTFRENRAEFLSLQARAARLQSLTMNTPLTLPDDLLAEAPDIVNHERNLYESNRKELDEQLAIARSQLDQRSEELNEVRAKLTQVTRTLELSTQELNVTKPLLASGAISEVEILRLEGEVSKARGDREQTLSQESRLLLAVEEARGKLRETELMASNKWRNELSEVLSKIAALTESSTGLADKIKYAEIRSPVRGTVQRVFTNTVGGVVQPGREVIEMVPLDDQLLVEAKVSPKDIAFLHPGQDAIVKFTAYDFVVYGGLRGKVEHISPDTITDEKERTFYIVRVRTERAGFDPALPIMPGMMTQVDILTGKKTVLAYLLKPVLRAQQNAMTER, from the coding sequence ATGCCTCAGCCGACCAATGCGACGCCAATATCGCGCGATAAATTATGGTTTGAAAAACTGGGGCGTGTGCTGGATAAATTAGGTGTACCAGCGAGCAGTTACATCGACAAATTGTATGCGCGCTGGCTTGATCCACTGCATGAACAACCCAAAGACTGGGTGACCGATTCTGATTGGGCACGTTTGCAGCAGGAGCCAATTAAAGCACGCGCACTGTTACGCGTGATTGCGCTGATTCTTTTCCTCTTATTGGTGTGGGCTGCATTTGCGCCGTTGGATGAAGTCGCGCGCGGTGAAGGTAAGGTTATTCCCTCGTCGCAATTACAAGTCATCCAATCGTTTGATGGCGGTGTGGTGCAGGAAGTACTGGTGCGTGAAGGGCAAATCGTTAACAAAGGCGATTTATTATTGCGCATCGACCCCACCCGGTTTATCTCCACCTTCCGTGAAAATCGTGCTGAGTTTTTATCGCTACAAGCACGGGCGGCGCGCTTGCAGTCATTAACCATGAATACGCCCTTGACGCTGCCGGATGATTTGCTGGCGGAAGCGCCGGATATTGTGAATCACGAGCGCAATTTATATGAATCCAATCGCAAGGAATTGGATGAGCAACTTGCTATTGCGCGCAGTCAGTTGGATCAGCGCTCGGAAGAGTTAAACGAGGTGCGTGCCAAATTAACCCAGGTGACTCGCACTCTGGAATTATCCACGCAAGAATTAAATGTCACCAAACCATTACTGGCGAGTGGCGCTATTTCTGAAGTGGAAATTTTACGTTTGGAAGGCGAGGTTTCCAAAGCGCGTGGCGATCGCGAGCAGACGCTGTCCCAAGAGTCGAGGCTCTTGTTGGCAGTGGAGGAAGCGCGTGGCAAATTGCGTGAAACCGAGTTAATGGCGAGTAATAAATGGCGCAATGAATTATCGGAAGTACTGAGCAAAATTGCGGCGCTCACCGAGTCCAGCACAGGCCTTGCGGACAAAATTAAATACGCGGAAATTCGTTCGCCAGTGCGCGGGACGGTGCAGCGTGTTTTTACGAATACTGTCGGCGGCGTGGTGCAGCCGGGGCGCGAAGTGATTGAGATGGTACCGCTCGACGATCAATTACTTGTAGAAGCAAAAGTATCGCCCAAGGATATTGCGTTTTTACACCCTGGTCAGGATGCGATTGTGAAATTCACTGCCTACGATTTTGTCGTTTACGGTGGCTTGCGCGGCAAGGTAGAACACATCAGCCCGGACACGATTACCGATGAAAAAGAGCGCACGTTTTATATTGTGCGTGTACGCACCGAACGCGCCGGATTTGATCCTGCGCTGCCAATCATGCCGGGCATGATGACGCAGGTTGATATTCTCACAGGCAAGAAAACCGTGTTGGCTTATTTGCTCAAACCAGTCTTGCGTGCCCAACAAAATGCGATGACGGAACGATAA
- a CDS encoding type I secretion system permease/ATPase — translation MTLDIQLPPDTATRQTGPLVECLLLVARAHQITCTRESLLAGLPLDRSGLTPSLFARAAKRAGLASKLVARSLPELNSALFPAILLLNNNQACVLLDLNASTARVIYPELGEAVVTVALDELIANYTGRAIYARPEERFDARAADISKTSALKHKGAHWFWSVIGEYKYLYRDVLLTALLINFFALVSPLFVMNVYDRVVPNHATDTLWVLSAGMLIAISADFVLRMMRAWFVDLAASRVDVTLSATIMERVLGMKLAERPASVGSFASGLQSFEAIRNFISSATILALVDLPFVFLFLVVVLLISWPLVFPILIGVLLVIIYTAAVQKKMQLLAENSMQASAQRNATLVESLSGLETIKTLGAEGRMQVIWEKSTLLVSRVGVKMRLLSGSVGTSTLWIQQAVSVVIIIVGVYQIIEGNLSQGGLIAAYMLSSRIMAPVGQAAGLLMQYHSAATALTALDEIMAKPVERPLEAQWISRPRLQGAIEFKKVAFKYPQDEREVLRDVSFKINAGEHVAILGRNGSGKTTLEKLIAGLYEPNAGNLLIDGIDIRQLDPAELRRNIGYVSQDVNLFFGNLRENIAMGSPHASDEAILEAVRLSGLTDFVNQHPMGLAMPVGEHGQLLSGGQRQSVSIARALLNDAPILLMDEPTGAMDHTSEEEFKRNLLQFAAHKTLIVITHRTSLLELANRIIVIDAGKIVADGPKEQVVEALRQGRIGRAS, via the coding sequence ATGACCCTTGATATTCAACTTCCGCCCGATACAGCAACACGACAAACGGGGCCTCTTGTTGAGTGTCTGTTGTTGGTGGCGCGTGCGCACCAGATTACCTGTACCCGCGAGTCTCTGCTGGCGGGCTTGCCCTTGGATCGATCAGGGCTGACTCCCTCATTATTCGCACGCGCTGCGAAACGTGCTGGCTTGGCCAGCAAATTAGTGGCGCGCTCGCTGCCTGAACTGAACAGTGCTTTATTTCCTGCGATTTTATTATTGAATAATAATCAGGCGTGCGTACTGCTCGATCTGAATGCAAGCACTGCACGTGTTATTTATCCTGAGTTGGGCGAAGCTGTCGTTACGGTTGCATTGGATGAATTGATTGCCAATTACACCGGGCGCGCTATTTATGCGCGGCCAGAAGAGCGCTTTGATGCGCGCGCCGCCGATATCAGCAAAACCAGTGCGCTTAAGCACAAAGGTGCGCACTGGTTTTGGAGTGTGATTGGTGAGTATAAATATCTCTATCGCGATGTATTGCTCACTGCACTGCTTATTAATTTCTTCGCGTTGGTTTCACCGCTGTTTGTGATGAATGTGTATGACCGCGTGGTGCCCAATCATGCGACCGATACACTCTGGGTGTTATCGGCAGGTATGTTGATTGCCATTAGCGCTGATTTTGTACTGCGCATGATGCGCGCCTGGTTTGTGGACCTCGCTGCCAGTCGGGTGGATGTAACCCTGTCGGCCACGATTATGGAACGCGTACTGGGCATGAAGCTCGCAGAGCGCCCAGCATCGGTGGGGTCTTTTGCATCGGGTTTGCAATCCTTTGAAGCGATACGCAATTTTATTTCCTCTGCCACTATTTTGGCGCTGGTGGATTTACCCTTCGTATTTTTGTTTTTAGTCGTGGTGCTGTTAATTTCATGGCCGCTGGTCTTTCCCATTCTGATCGGCGTGTTGCTGGTGATTATTTACACTGCCGCTGTGCAGAAAAAAATGCAGCTACTCGCCGAAAATTCTATGCAGGCATCGGCGCAGCGCAATGCAACCCTGGTGGAAAGTTTGTCGGGTTTGGAAACCATTAAAACCCTCGGTGCAGAAGGGCGCATGCAAGTGATTTGGGAAAAATCCACGCTATTGGTATCGCGCGTTGGGGTGAAAATGCGCTTGTTATCTGGCTCTGTGGGCACTAGCACTTTATGGATTCAGCAAGCGGTATCGGTGGTGATTATTATCGTCGGTGTCTATCAAATTATTGAGGGCAATTTGTCGCAGGGCGGACTAATTGCAGCTTACATGCTGTCGTCGCGCATCATGGCACCGGTGGGGCAAGCGGCAGGCTTACTGATGCAATATCACAGTGCCGCAACGGCGTTAACCGCGTTGGATGAAATCATGGCCAAGCCTGTTGAGCGGCCATTGGAAGCCCAATGGATTAGTCGCCCGCGTTTGCAAGGCGCCATCGAGTTTAAAAAAGTTGCCTTTAAATACCCGCAAGATGAGCGCGAAGTGCTGCGTGATGTCTCTTTTAAAATTAACGCCGGTGAGCATGTGGCGATTCTGGGGCGCAATGGTTCCGGTAAAACAACACTGGAAAAATTAATCGCTGGTTTGTATGAGCCGAATGCTGGCAACTTGCTGATTGATGGCATAGATATTCGCCAGCTCGATCCTGCTGAATTGCGCCGCAATATTGGCTATGTATCGCAGGATGTAAATTTATTTTTTGGCAATTTGCGTGAAAATATTGCGATGGGATCGCCTCATGCCAGTGATGAAGCGATTCTGGAAGCGGTGCGCTTGAGCGGCTTGACTGACTTTGTAAACCAGCATCCTATGGGCTTGGCCATGCCAGTGGGTGAGCACGGTCAGTTATTATCGGGCGGCCAACGCCAGTCAGTGAGTATTGCCCGCGCCTTATTAAATGATGCCCCGATTTTATTAATGGATGAACCCACCGGTGCTATGGATCACACCAGTGAAGAAGAATTCAAGCGCAACCTGTTGCAATTTGCCGCGCACAAAACGCTTATTGTTATCACCCATCGCACGTCGCTACTGGAGTTGGCGAATCGTATTATTGTGATTGATGCGGGCAAAATTGTTGCCGATGGCCCCAAAGAGCAAGTGGTGGAAGCGCTGCGTCAGGGCAGAATCGGGAGGGCGTCATAA
- a CDS encoding putative RNA methyltransferase: MLNSQGVGCGNRHQFDRAKEGYLNLLPVQQKHSREPGDAKAQLQARRQFLQVGFFSPLRQRLQQVLPASAQQVLDIGCGEGYFTQGIAEALGTAQVYGMDIAKAGVRLAAKTAKSEAMGTRLIYAVASSFDLPLADESMDLVTRIYAPSKDAELYRVIKSGGMLVIVSPGEQHLLGLRQRIYREVRPHQLTPVPEGFRLIEQQSLLADLTIAQPELRAALLDMTPFAWRMSAELKASLINELFVDRMDFTLSLYNKM, from the coding sequence ATGCTTAATTCCCAAGGTGTAGGGTGCGGCAACCGCCACCAGTTTGATCGCGCCAAAGAGGGTTATCTGAATTTATTGCCGGTGCAGCAGAAACATTCGCGAGAACCGGGAGATGCAAAAGCGCAATTGCAGGCGCGACGACAATTTCTACAGGTGGGATTTTTTTCACCGTTGCGCCAGCGTTTGCAGCAGGTATTACCTGCATCGGCGCAGCAGGTGTTGGATATAGGTTGCGGTGAAGGTTATTTCACCCAAGGCATTGCTGAGGCCTTAGGCACCGCGCAGGTCTACGGCATGGATATCGCGAAGGCTGGTGTCAGGTTGGCGGCCAAAACGGCCAAGTCGGAGGCTATGGGTACTCGCCTGATTTATGCCGTTGCTTCCAGCTTTGATTTGCCCTTGGCAGACGAGTCGATGGACCTGGTCACCCGTATTTATGCCCCGAGTAAGGATGCCGAGTTATATCGTGTAATAAAATCTGGCGGCATGCTGGTTATAGTATCCCCTGGTGAACAGCATTTGCTGGGGCTGCGCCAGCGTATCTATCGCGAAGTCCGGCCCCATCAGCTGACACCTGTACCAGAGGGGTTCCGTTTGATCGAGCAGCAATCACTTTTGGCCGATTTGACCATAGCGCAACCTGAACTGCGTGCGGCACTGTTGGATATGACGCCTTTTGCATGGCGTATGTCGGCGGAATTAAAGGCCAGCTTGATCAATGAGTTGTTTGTGGATCGGATGGATTTCACTCTTTCGCTATATAACAAAATGTGA
- a CDS encoding TolC family outer membrane protein: MTPLLLGQVSRVSQSLMLMSALLLPGQVIAQATPNTIKDVTLQALDSNPEVQAAWHEFKAATQDVRVARGGYLPTVDIGASAGKTNRDYDGRGVYNTTQGQITLSQMLFDGFRTSGQVERFDSARLVRYYELLNVVELTALESVRAFEDVKRNRELVELARANYAKHRDVFAQIEERAVSGVGRRVDLEQVAGRLALAESNLLTEAANLHDVTARYLRVVGQLPADELVPTELAGQKLPESIRSALTLAYQGNPGFHAAIKNISAAQAAVKVDRAGYYPKAELRARQVTSRNQNGFDNRVDPSNYGDESAVELAITYNLYSGGSNRAAVRRSLELVNQAKDLRDQACVDLRQTTQIAYNDAQRLREQLISLEQHRLSSDKVRTAYAEQFNIGQRTLLDVLDAENEYFQASRALVIAKGDLELAYARSLAAMGSLLPALGIVRDGLGILHDTRVEDSLQISESACPAEAPVAMSRDDLISQLTPLSGDTLFDSGSSELKVTATAALNQLIGSIKAMKGVVQITIEGHTDSTGADALNVQLSKARAQRVRDYFVLNGLEAIPMSVDGLGSARPVADNNTDAGKAANRRVDVTVTRKE; this comes from the coding sequence ATGACGCCTTTATTACTTGGACAAGTGTCCCGTGTCTCGCAATCCCTGATGTTAATGTCGGCTTTACTGCTGCCCGGCCAAGTGATTGCCCAGGCCACCCCGAATACAATTAAGGATGTAACCCTGCAAGCCTTGGATAGCAACCCCGAAGTCCAGGCCGCCTGGCATGAATTTAAAGCCGCCACTCAGGATGTGCGTGTTGCTCGCGGTGGCTATTTGCCCACTGTGGATATTGGTGCATCAGCGGGGAAAACCAATCGAGATTACGATGGTCGCGGTGTGTATAACACCACGCAAGGTCAGATTACCCTCAGCCAAATGTTGTTTGATGGCTTCCGTACCTCGGGTCAGGTGGAGCGTTTTGACAGTGCACGATTGGTGCGTTACTACGAATTGCTCAATGTGGTTGAGTTGACGGCACTGGAATCTGTGCGCGCGTTTGAAGATGTAAAACGCAATCGCGAATTGGTAGAACTGGCACGCGCAAACTATGCAAAGCATCGCGATGTATTTGCTCAGATTGAAGAGCGTGCAGTTTCCGGCGTTGGACGCCGTGTAGATTTGGAGCAGGTTGCTGGCCGTTTGGCGCTGGCTGAATCCAACCTCCTGACTGAGGCCGCTAACCTGCACGATGTGACCGCGCGCTATTTGCGTGTTGTGGGACAGCTGCCTGCCGATGAACTAGTGCCCACCGAGCTCGCCGGACAGAAATTACCTGAGTCCATTCGTTCGGCGCTGACTCTGGCATATCAGGGCAACCCTGGGTTCCATGCTGCGATTAAAAATATCAGCGCTGCACAGGCCGCTGTTAAAGTGGATCGTGCAGGTTATTACCCGAAAGCAGAATTGCGCGCGCGTCAGGTGACCAGCCGCAACCAAAATGGTTTTGATAATCGCGTTGATCCCAGCAACTATGGCGATGAAAGTGCCGTTGAATTGGCAATTACTTACAACCTTTACAGTGGCGGCTCCAATCGTGCGGCGGTGCGTCGCTCGCTGGAGTTGGTAAATCAGGCAAAAGATTTGCGCGACCAGGCGTGTGTCGATTTACGCCAAACTACCCAAATTGCTTACAACGATGCCCAGCGCTTGCGCGAGCAATTAATTTCGCTTGAGCAGCATCGCCTGTCCAGCGATAAAGTGCGCACCGCTTATGCAGAACAATTCAATATTGGTCAACGTACTTTGTTGGATGTACTGGATGCCGAGAACGAATACTTCCAGGCTAGCCGTGCACTGGTGATTGCAAAAGGGGATTTGGAATTGGCCTATGCGCGCTCACTGGCTGCCATGGGCAGTTTGTTACCTGCATTGGGCATAGTGCGTGATGGTTTGGGTATATTGCATGACACCCGCGTGGAAGATTCGCTGCAAATTTCCGAGTCAGCTTGTCCGGCAGAGGCACCGGTCGCGATGAGTCGTGATGATTTAATCAGTCAACTCACTCCCTTGAGCGGCGATACTTTATTTGATTCGGGAAGTTCTGAATTAAAAGTGACGGCCACAGCGGCGCTGAATCAATTAATTGGTTCTATCAAAGCCATGAAAGGCGTCGTGCAAATTACGATTGAAGGTCATACCGATAGCACGGGTGCTGATGCCTTGAATGTGCAGCTTTCCAAAGCTCGGGCGCAACGCGTACGCGATTATTTTGTACTGAATGGTTTGGAAGCCATTCCTATGTCGGTTGATGGTTTGGGGTCTGCTCGTCCTGTGGCGGATAACAATACCGATGCGGGTAAAGCGGCTAATCGTCGTGTTGATGTCACGGTGACACGCAAAGAATAA
- a CDS encoding PhoH family protein, with the protein MAKKTHARRSANHQSYDDSSFSNSRHKSRRNQRSDDNIVEIKSRSQQVETAYSPPRSPQPLRAKTKSQQQYINAINSHMLTFGIGPAGTGKSYCAGALAAEALESGRIERIILTRPAVESGENLGFLPGDLDQKFSVYIDAFRDILNERLGAGTVDYCLRHGRIVAAPLAFMRGKTFNSKTFVILDEAQNTTPAQMKMFLTRIGEDCKVVINGDIQQSDIRGPNGLADAVDRLQGLPGVYLHEFEREDIVRSGLVRDIIDRYEVPDEN; encoded by the coding sequence ATGGCAAAAAAAACGCATGCCAGACGTAGTGCGAATCACCAATCATACGACGATAGCAGCTTCTCCAACTCGCGGCACAAATCGCGAAGAAACCAACGAAGTGATGACAACATCGTCGAAATAAAATCCCGCTCACAACAAGTCGAAACCGCTTACTCTCCTCCTCGCTCTCCACAACCTCTTCGCGCCAAAACAAAATCCCAGCAGCAGTATATCAACGCCATTAACTCCCATATGCTCACCTTTGGTATTGGCCCAGCCGGTACAGGCAAGAGTTATTGCGCGGGCGCCTTGGCGGCAGAAGCGCTGGAATCCGGGCGGATTGAGCGCATTATCCTGACGCGTCCTGCGGTAGAGTCGGGTGAAAACCTGGGTTTTTTACCGGGCGATCTGGATCAAAAATTCTCTGTGTACATCGATGCCTTTCGCGATATTTTGAACGAGCGCTTGGGTGCCGGGACGGTGGATTACTGTTTGCGCCACGGGCGTATTGTGGCGGCGCCGCTTGCATTTATGCGCGGCAAAACCTTTAACAGTAAAACCTTTGTTATTCTTGATGAGGCACAAAATACTACACCAGCGCAAATGAAAATGTTTTTAACGCGCATAGGTGAAGATTGTAAGGTGGTAATTAATGGTGATATCCAGCAGAGCGATATTCGCGGCCCCAACGGCTTGGCCGATGCGGTAGACCGCTTGCAGGGGCTGCCTGGTGTTTATCTGCATGAGTTTGAACGTGAAGATATTGTGCGCAGCGGCTTGGTGCGCGACATTATTGATCGCTACGAAGTGCCCGACGAAAATTAA
- a CDS encoding response regulator transcription factor, translating to MPQLFVAPATIHSPHWLQAFPDAQVVDSLSHIEVRGLVWLLLGRAQSFTQIQTLSADGFKVIAMTAIEQTAEARSALEAGASGYVHYLAVPSVLEQIAQSVAVGGVWLGADLMRQLILGAQRLSPITPLPTANLSLLTSRERAVAELVAAGKTNKEVARELDITERTVKAHLGASFEKLGVRDRLQLALALSNGTKI from the coding sequence ATGCCCCAGTTGTTTGTTGCTCCTGCCACTATCCATTCGCCGCACTGGTTGCAGGCGTTTCCCGATGCTCAGGTGGTTGATAGCCTGAGTCATATAGAGGTGCGTGGTTTGGTGTGGTTATTGTTGGGACGAGCGCAGAGTTTTACGCAGATACAAACACTGAGTGCGGATGGTTTTAAAGTGATTGCCATGACGGCGATCGAGCAAACGGCTGAAGCGCGTAGCGCTTTGGAAGCTGGCGCCAGTGGTTACGTACATTACTTGGCGGTGCCATCTGTTTTGGAGCAAATCGCCCAGTCGGTGGCGGTGGGTGGCGTATGGTTGGGCGCTGACCTTATGCGTCAGTTGATTCTGGGGGCGCAACGCCTATCGCCAATCACACCCTTGCCAACGGCGAACTTGAGCTTGCTGACCAGCCGTGAGCGCGCCGTGGCGGAATTGGTCGCTGCAGGCAAAACCAATAAGGAAGTAGCGCGGGAGTTGGATATCACTGAGCGAACGGTAAAAGCGCATCTTGGTGCCAGTTTTGAGAAACTGGGTGTCCGCGATCGCCTGCAATTGGCCTTGGCCTTATCCAACGGCACTAAGATCTGA
- a CDS encoding DEAD/DEAH box helicase: MTQPGFHDLISDTQLRKAIDVLGYEAPTPVQLAAIPAASAGKNLIVSSKTGSGKTAAFLLPAIQAMLARPCVNPASTRMLILTPTRELARQIVKNAEQILKFTGFKVGMVCGGEELKYQKAMLRKNPEIIVGTPGRLAEHISHKSTEFSGLEFLVLDEADRMLDMGLSDDVLKITNTCRTERQTLLFSATMEQKGLRHLIKQVILGEAEEIYIDEKPNAINQQMLIADDFKHKEKLLLALLQKAEFEKAIIFTNTKARATQLDNFLRYNKFRVGALHGDITQDQRKITLDHFRQGRTSILVATDVAARGLDIPGVELVVNIDMAYSGDEYLHRIGRTGRANSEGRAVSMVDAKEWNLTKSIERYLGVSFEVISIPGLKGHYQGPDKTKSSGKSVGTKKKTTVKDKKADAKPKVKVRERDKKNIGNRRVPKAVAAAPVMDGFAPPKKKVEKQIEERDE, from the coding sequence ATGACTCAGCCCGGTTTCCACGATCTGATTAGCGATACCCAGTTGCGTAAAGCCATTGACGTGTTGGGGTACGAAGCGCCCACGCCTGTACAACTTGCAGCCATTCCAGCGGCAAGTGCGGGCAAGAATCTGATTGTGAGTTCCAAAACCGGCAGTGGTAAAACCGCCGCTTTTTTACTGCCTGCTATTCAGGCAATGCTGGCTCGCCCCTGTGTAAATCCAGCTTCTACACGTATGCTGATTTTGACCCCTACCCGCGAGTTGGCGCGGCAGATCGTCAAGAACGCAGAACAGATTTTGAAGTTCACCGGCTTTAAGGTGGGTATGGTGTGCGGTGGTGAGGAGTTGAAGTATCAAAAAGCCATGCTGCGCAAAAATCCGGAAATTATTGTGGGTACCCCAGGGCGTTTAGCGGAGCACATCTCCCATAAGTCGACGGAGTTTTCCGGGTTGGAGTTTTTGGTGTTGGATGAGGCGGATCGCATGCTCGATATGGGCTTGAGCGATGATGTGCTGAAAATTACCAATACCTGTCGCACCGAGCGTCAGACCTTGTTGTTCTCGGCAACCATGGAACAAAAAGGGCTGCGCCATTTGATCAAGCAAGTCATTCTGGGTGAGGCAGAAGAGATTTACATCGACGAAAAGCCCAATGCAATCAACCAGCAAATGTTGATTGCGGATGATTTCAAGCATAAAGAAAAGCTCTTGTTAGCCTTGTTGCAAAAAGCCGAATTTGAAAAGGCCATTATTTTTACCAACACCAAAGCACGCGCTACCCAGTTGGATAATTTCTTGCGCTATAACAAGTTTCGCGTTGGCGCGCTGCATGGTGATATCACTCAGGATCAGCGCAAGATCACACTGGATCATTTCCGCCAGGGGCGCACCAGTATTTTGGTGGCCACGGATGTGGCAGCGCGCGGTTTGGATATCCCCGGTGTGGAGTTGGTTGTCAATATCGATATGGCTTATTCGGGCGATGAATATTTGCACCGGATTGGCCGCACTGGTCGCGCAAACAGTGAGGGTAGGGCGGTATCCATGGTGGATGCCAAAGAGTGGAATCTCACCAAAAGTATTGAGCGTTATTTAGGTGTGAGTTTTGAGGTGATCAGCATTCCGGGTTTGAAAGGCCATTACCAGGGGCCAGATAAAACCAAGTCTTCTGGTAAGTCGGTAGGGACTAAAAAGAAAACCACGGTGAAAGATAAAAAAGCTGATGCGAAGCCTAAGGTGAAAGTGCGTGAGCGTGATAAGAAAAATATTGGCAATCGTCGCGTGCCTAAAGCGGTAGCAGCTGCGCCGGTAATGGACGGTTTTGCGCCACCGAAAAAGAAAGTCGAAAAGCAGATCGAAGAACGCGATGAATAA